One window of Phoenix dactylifera cultivar Barhee BC4 chromosome 5, palm_55x_up_171113_PBpolish2nd_filt_p, whole genome shotgun sequence genomic DNA carries:
- the LOC120110789 gene encoding probable xyloglucan endotransglucosylase/hydrolase protein 30, translating into MAISRFLTALVFFFHLATATASVFNVTTLAFDEGYSHLFGEGNLARSPDGRTVRLLLNRYSGAGFISSDLYHHGFFSASIKLPSDYTAGVVVAFYTSNGDIFPKTHDELDFEFLGNIRGEKWRIQTNVYGNGSISRGREERYILPFDPTKEAHRYSILWTATHIIFYVDHTPIREVVRSDAMGGEYPSKPMSVYATIWDGSTWATAGGAYKIKYKYAPFVAEFSDLVLRGCRVDPIQQLPSAEHCTEADAELMAADFAILTPRKRAAMRRFRERYMIYSVCYDTLRYPNTLPDCSIIPSEQERFWASGDTKFRPRRRRSRRQSRLPAASDPTNQPDV; encoded by the exons ATGGCGATTTCGAGGTTCTTGACGGCGCTGGTCTTCTTTTTCCACCTTGCGACGGCGACGGCGTCCGTCTTCAACGTGACGACTCTCGCCTTCGACGAGGGCTACTCCCACCTCTTCGGGGAGGGCAACCTCGCCCGCTCCCCTGACGGCAGGACCGTCCGCCTCCTCCTCAACCGTTACTCCG GTGCGGGTTTCATATCGTCCGATCTCTATCACCACGGCTTCTTCAGCGCCTCCATCAAGCTGCCATCCGATTACACGGCGGGAGTCGTCGTTGCGTTCTAC ACGTCTAATGGGGATATTTTTCCCAAGACGCATGACGAGCTGGACTTCGAGTTCTTGGGCAACATTAGAGGCGAGAAATGGAGAATCCAGACCAATGTCTACGGCAATGGCAGCATCAGCCGGGGGCGAGAGGAGCGCTACATCCTCCCCTTTGACCCCACCAAGGAGGCCCACCGCTACTCCATCCTCTGGACCGCCACCCACATCAT CTTCTACGTCGACCACACCCCGATAAGAGAGGTTGTCCGGAGCGACGCCATGGGTGGTGAGTACCCATCCAAGCCCATGTCCGTCTACGCCACCATATGGGACGGCTCTACGTGGGCCACCGCCGGTGGGGCGTACAAGATCAAGTACAAGTACGCCCCCTTCGTGGCTGAATTCTCCGACCTGGTCCTCCGCGGCTGCCGCGTCGATCCCATCCAGCAGCTGCCATCCGCCGAGCACTGCACGGAGGCCGACGCCGAGCTCATGGCTGCCGATTTTGCCATCTTGACCCCGCGAAAGCGCGCAGCCATGCGCCGATTCCGCGAGCGTTACATGATCTATTCCGTCTGCTACGACACACTTCGGTATCCCAACACCCTACCCGACTGCAGCATCATTCCCTCGGAGCAGGAGAGGTTTTGGGCGTCGGGCGACACCAAGTTCCGACCCCGCAGACGCCGGTCCCGGCGCCAGAGCCGTTTGCCGGCCGCTTCCGACCCCACGAACCAGCCGGATGTCTGA